Proteins from one Dromiciops gliroides isolate mDroGli1 chromosome 6, mDroGli1.pri, whole genome shotgun sequence genomic window:
- the LOC122730850 gene encoding USP6 N-terminal-like protein isoform X2, which yields MLKKWDKYRSSEKMARRVYKGIPLQVRGQVWSLLLEVEKVKTENPGKYEEMREKAQNFSSEIRQIDVDINRTFRNHIMFRDRYGVKQQALFHVLSAYSVYNTEVSYCQGMSQIAAILLMYLNEEEAFWALAQLLANQRHAMHGFFMPGFPKLQRFQDHHEQILGKALPKLKKHMDKEQMSTGIYTTKWFLQCFIDRTPFTLTLRLWDVYILEGERVLTAMAYTVLKLHRKRLLKMSLEELREFLQEKLAGPWAHGDDAVLDHLQTSMAELRRMKCELPPPAKLEEFPKKPLGVEFSLGPVINGRSPSPSLVMPPQQTSLPGDGPEPQGLGSPEWPPPQDSQDREDPCLGPRHLPLSPGQPEAAPQSPDLDHKASAFPAEGWPGGRVPSELDAALFPPPPSPEELLPPDSVPDENAYATGPPPPPPPPIGPEQPGPLAPGPSQHPNPEEAEGPGSAGSSLLPRHWASMPSLVVPMPSSLGSSTSLCRAQVSKALGSGAHSASVGREKRFQRGAGPQRVSP from the exons ATGCTGAAGAAATGGGACAAATATCGGAGCAGTGAGAAG ATGGCTCGAAGGGTCTACAAAGGCATCCCCCTGCAGGTGCGGGGCCAAGTCTGGTCCCTCCTCCTGGAAGTCGAGAAGGTGAAGACAGAAAACCCTGGCAAATATGAG gagatgagagagaaagcTCAGAACTTTTCTTCTGAGATCAGACAGATTGATGTGGACATCAACCGTACATTTCGCAATCATATCATGTTCCGGGACCGCTACGGAGTGAA gCAGCAAGCCCTGTTCCACGTCCTGTCTGCCTACTCCGTCTACAACACG GAGGTTAGCTACTGCCAGGGCATGAGTCAGATCGCAGCCATCCTGCTGATGTACCTGAACGAAGAGGAAGCTTTCTGGGCACTGGCCCAGCTGCTGGCCAACCAGAGGCACGCGATGCATG GCTTCTTCATGCCTGGATTCCCCAAGCTGCAGCGCTTCCAAGACCATCATGAGCAGATCCTTGGGAAGGCCCTACCCAAGCTGAAAAAGCATATG GACAAAGAGCAGATGTCCACTGGCATTTACACCACCAAGTGGTTCCTGCAGTGCTTCATTGATCGG ACCCCATTCACCCTCACCCTTCGTCTGTGGGACGTGTACATCTTGGAGGGAGAGCGGGTTCTCACCGCTATGGCCTACACGGTTCTCAAGCTGCACAGGA AGCGCCTCCTGAAGATGTCCCTGGAGGAGCTCAGAGAGTTTCTTCAGGAGAAGTTGGCCGGGCCCTGGGCCCATGGAGACGACGCAGTATTGGATCATCTGCAGACATCCATGGCTGAACTGCGCAGGATGAAATGCGAACTGCCTCCGCCAG CCAAATTGGAAGAGTTCCCCAAGAAGCCTCTGGGAGTGGAATTCTCCCTGGGCCCAGTGATCAATGGGCGGAGCCCCTCCCCAAGCCTGGTGATGCCTCCTCAGCAGACATCGCTTCCAGGAGATGGACCTGAGCCCCAGGGGCTGGGCAGCCCAGAATGGCCCCCCCCTCAGGACAGCCAGGACCGGGAGGATCCCTGTCTAGGCCCCAGGCATCTACCCTTGTCCCCCGGACAACCAGAGGCTGCGCCCCAGTCCCCAGACCTGGACCACAAGGCCTCAGCCTTCCCCGCAGAGGGTTGGCCAGGAGGCAGGGTGCCCTCAGAGCTTGATGCAGCCCTGTTCCCTCCTCCCCCGTCCCCTGAAGAGCTGCTGCCCCCGGACAGTGTCCCAGATGAGAACGCCTATGCCACtggtcctccccctccccctccccctcccatcggCCCTGAGCAGCCTGGCCCCCTGGCCCCAGGGCCCAGCCAGCACCCTAATCCTGAAGAGGCTGAGGGGCCAGGCAGTGCCGGCAGCAGCCTCCTCCCCAGGCACTGGGCCAGTATGCCCAGCCTGGTTGTTCCCATGCCCTCCTCATTGGGGAGCAGCACCAGCCTTTGCAGGGCCCAAGTCAGCAAGGCCTTGGGGTCAGGAGCCCACAGTGCTtcagtggggagggagaagaggttcCAGAGGGGAGCTGGCCCCCAGAGAGTCTCCCCATGA
- the HRAS gene encoding GTPase HRas has translation MTEYKLVVVGAGGVGKSALTIQLIQNHFVDEYDPTIEDSYRKQVVIDGETCLLDILDTAGQEEYSAMRDQYMRTGEGFLCVFAINNTKSFEDIHQYREQIKRVKDSDDVPMVLVGNKCDLPARTVETRQAQELARSYGIPYIETSAKTRQGVEDAFYTLVREIRQHKLRKLNPPDESGPGCLNCKCVIS, from the exons ATGACTGAGTACAAGTTGGTGGTCGTGGGAGCGGGAGGCGTGGGCAAGAGCGCGCTCACCATCCAGCTCATTCAGAATCACTTTGTGGATGAGTACGACCCCACGATCGAG GACTCCTACAGGAAGCAGGTGGTCATCGATGGGGAGACCTGTCTGCTTGACATCTTGGACACGGCGGGCCAGGAGGAATACAGCGCTATGAGGGACCAGTACATGCGCACTGGGGAAGGCTTCCTCTGTGTGTTTGCCATCAACAACACCAAGTCCTTCGAAGACATTCACCAGTACAG GGAGCAGATTAAGCGAGTGAAGGACTCCGATGATGTGCCCATGGTGTTGGTGGGAAACAAATGTGACCTGCCTGCCCGGACAGTGGAGACACGCCAGGCGCAGGAGCTGGCCCGAAGCTATGGGATCCCCTACATTGAGACGTCTGCCAAAACTCGCCAG GGGGTGGAGGATGCTTTCTACACACTGGTGCGGGAAATCCGGCAGCACAAACTCCGGAAGCTGAACCCCCCGGATGAGAGTGGCCCCGGGTGTCTGAACTGCAAGTGTGTGATCTCCTGA
- the LOC122730850 gene encoding USP6 N-terminal-like protein isoform X1 gives MKRDIEALVAEERAEIIAKYQKGRQHGVQTDLWEDADFALYKVTDRFGFLHESELPSRSALEEKQKLQEIDRVDKWLKMLKKWDKYRSSEKMARRVYKGIPLQVRGQVWSLLLEVEKVKTENPGKYEEMREKAQNFSSEIRQIDVDINRTFRNHIMFRDRYGVKQQALFHVLSAYSVYNTEVSYCQGMSQIAAILLMYLNEEEAFWALAQLLANQRHAMHGFFMPGFPKLQRFQDHHEQILGKALPKLKKHMDKEQMSTGIYTTKWFLQCFIDRTPFTLTLRLWDVYILEGERVLTAMAYTVLKLHRKRLLKMSLEELREFLQEKLAGPWAHGDDAVLDHLQTSMAELRRMKCELPPPAKLEEFPKKPLGVEFSLGPVINGRSPSPSLVMPPQQTSLPGDGPEPQGLGSPEWPPPQDSQDREDPCLGPRHLPLSPGQPEAAPQSPDLDHKASAFPAEGWPGGRVPSELDAALFPPPPSPEELLPPDSVPDENAYATGPPPPPPPPIGPEQPGPLAPGPSQHPNPEEAEGPGSAGSSLLPRHWASMPSLVVPMPSSLGSSTSLCRAQVSKALGSGAHSASVGREKRFQRGAGPQRVSP, from the exons ATGAAGAGAGACATTGAGGCTCTGGTAGCAGAAGAAAGAGCCGAAATCATTGCCAAGTACCAGAAG GGGAGACAGCATGGGGTTCAGACTGATCTTTGGGAAGATGCAGACTTTGCCCTTTACAAAGTCACAGACCGATTTGGGTTTCTGCA TGAGAGTGAGCTGCCAAGTCGCAGTGCCCTGGAGGAGAAG CAAAAACTCCAAGAGATTGATCGTGTGGACAAGTGGCTGAAGATGCTGAAGAAATGGGACAAATATCGGAGCAGTGAGAAG ATGGCTCGAAGGGTCTACAAAGGCATCCCCCTGCAGGTGCGGGGCCAAGTCTGGTCCCTCCTCCTGGAAGTCGAGAAGGTGAAGACAGAAAACCCTGGCAAATATGAG gagatgagagagaaagcTCAGAACTTTTCTTCTGAGATCAGACAGATTGATGTGGACATCAACCGTACATTTCGCAATCATATCATGTTCCGGGACCGCTACGGAGTGAA gCAGCAAGCCCTGTTCCACGTCCTGTCTGCCTACTCCGTCTACAACACG GAGGTTAGCTACTGCCAGGGCATGAGTCAGATCGCAGCCATCCTGCTGATGTACCTGAACGAAGAGGAAGCTTTCTGGGCACTGGCCCAGCTGCTGGCCAACCAGAGGCACGCGATGCATG GCTTCTTCATGCCTGGATTCCCCAAGCTGCAGCGCTTCCAAGACCATCATGAGCAGATCCTTGGGAAGGCCCTACCCAAGCTGAAAAAGCATATG GACAAAGAGCAGATGTCCACTGGCATTTACACCACCAAGTGGTTCCTGCAGTGCTTCATTGATCGG ACCCCATTCACCCTCACCCTTCGTCTGTGGGACGTGTACATCTTGGAGGGAGAGCGGGTTCTCACCGCTATGGCCTACACGGTTCTCAAGCTGCACAGGA AGCGCCTCCTGAAGATGTCCCTGGAGGAGCTCAGAGAGTTTCTTCAGGAGAAGTTGGCCGGGCCCTGGGCCCATGGAGACGACGCAGTATTGGATCATCTGCAGACATCCATGGCTGAACTGCGCAGGATGAAATGCGAACTGCCTCCGCCAG CCAAATTGGAAGAGTTCCCCAAGAAGCCTCTGGGAGTGGAATTCTCCCTGGGCCCAGTGATCAATGGGCGGAGCCCCTCCCCAAGCCTGGTGATGCCTCCTCAGCAGACATCGCTTCCAGGAGATGGACCTGAGCCCCAGGGGCTGGGCAGCCCAGAATGGCCCCCCCCTCAGGACAGCCAGGACCGGGAGGATCCCTGTCTAGGCCCCAGGCATCTACCCTTGTCCCCCGGACAACCAGAGGCTGCGCCCCAGTCCCCAGACCTGGACCACAAGGCCTCAGCCTTCCCCGCAGAGGGTTGGCCAGGAGGCAGGGTGCCCTCAGAGCTTGATGCAGCCCTGTTCCCTCCTCCCCCGTCCCCTGAAGAGCTGCTGCCCCCGGACAGTGTCCCAGATGAGAACGCCTATGCCACtggtcctccccctccccctccccctcccatcggCCCTGAGCAGCCTGGCCCCCTGGCCCCAGGGCCCAGCCAGCACCCTAATCCTGAAGAGGCTGAGGGGCCAGGCAGTGCCGGCAGCAGCCTCCTCCCCAGGCACTGGGCCAGTATGCCCAGCCTGGTTGTTCCCATGCCCTCCTCATTGGGGAGCAGCACCAGCCTTTGCAGGGCCCAAGTCAGCAAGGCCTTGGGGTCAGGAGCCCACAGTGCTtcagtggggagggagaagaggttcCAGAGGGGAGCTGGCCCCCAGAGAGTCTCCCCATGA